The Gorilla gorilla gorilla isolate KB3781 chromosome 23, NHGRI_mGorGor1-v2.1_pri, whole genome shotgun sequence genomic interval ACCCAGCAGCTCCAGACAGGATGTCCAGATCCAGGCCAAGACAAGCTATCCGCCACTCCTGATCTCCAACCCAAGAGACCCTGCATCCCGCCCTGAAGTCCTAGCCTGACAGAACAGAGGGGGTCCTCTACCCACTCACAAGTGCCTGTTGTGTCTGTGCCTAGAGAGTTCACACACCTGCTGCTCAGTCACTAATGAAAGACACTCATCATTTCCAGGGGCCTCCTGTGTGCTACTGCTTCACACCTGTGCATTCACTGCATCCTCACGGCAGCCTGGGAGGTTAGCATGACTCACTCCAtccccagatgaggaaactgaggcacagagagccaAACAACTGGCTCAAAGTCACAAGGCTATCAAGGCGCAAAGCAGAGACAAGTGACCCCACGCCACGCTCCTCTGCTTCTTCCCCCCGCTCCCACCGGCCCTGGTACCTGACTCTGCCCTCAGCCCACGACCAGGGTCCCAGTCTATAGCCTTATTCCCCTCAAGAATGAACAAGTCCTTCTAAGAGGTGCCTGGGGCTGCAAGGCCAGCAAGCAGCTGACCAGCTCAACCCCAGAAGGTAGTGGGTACAGGGCTCCACGGTCCTCCAACCCTACTGCAGTGGACCACTTATCACTCCTTCCTACCACTTAGGGGAAGGGGGGGGCACCTTGGGCTCCAGCCTTCTACCCTGTCCTGCGCAAAGGACACACACAAACAGGTGCCTGCACTACGTGTGGCTCCAGCAGTGAGCACACACATGTCACAGCCAGCTTGTTGTGGAGCCCACTCTGCCTCTTCTCTGCCTACCTTCAACTCCTCACCCCACGGCCACCACGCCTCCCACCTGGCCTTTGCCTGCAGTCTCTACCAACCCAAACCCTCTCCACACTGCCCTCAGGATCATCAGGGTCATTATCAGCTGTTCCTGTAGCCCCCGCCCCAGCCCTCAGCCCAAGGCCCCTCACGCCAAGACAGCCCTCAGCCAGCCTTGCTTCCCTGCATCCTCAGGCACCCTCTGCCCCAGGTGGTAAGGCCTCCTCCACGCCCCTCATGGGTGCCTCGGTGCAGACAGCTCCCTCTGTGGGTCAAGACAACATTGACAGCCAGCCTGCACACAGTGGGGATGAGGACTGTGTGGTCCTAGCAAGCGAGAACTCCCTCTCTAGAGAATAAGACAGATGCTCATGACTGACAGTGCCATAAGACACACACTTGGATAGACGTCAGCAAAGAGGAGTGTGTGCTGAGTAAGAAGGCACTGAGGAGGGGCTGGAGCCGAAGAAGATGCTAAAGAGGCTTCAGAAAGTGTAGGGGGGGTGTCCAGCAGAAGAAACACAAAAAAGAGAGAACTCCAGGTCCTTGGTGGGGACAGTGACAACTAGACTGACAAAAAACAAGGTAACTGGGAAGGCAAGCTCAATCCCACCTCCAGCTCAAAATCCAGCCCCTGCCTGACCACACAGCCATCCCCACACACTGCCAGTCTGCAGCTGGGATCTGACAGCTTGGGTGCCAGTCCCAGCCTCTCTGAGCCGGCTCAGGCCAGGCAGTCAGCTTATCCGCGCCTAACTTCTCTACAGATGGGGGCAAGAGCAGGGCAACCCCGGTGGGCTGCTGGGAGGAAGAGGTGAGATCATGCACACAAAGGGCTGTGCGGGGCCTGGCACACCAAGCACGCTCGCCAACGCTGCTGTCTCCAGGCTGTTGCTGATGTCATCGTCAGGCTCCGTTTTCTcctacctcctgggctgaagagcTCTCAGACACGGGCGCTGACCCCACACACAGACCTCCTGGGCATGGGCACCGACCGCCACGCTGATCCCCCACCCGGGGCTTGGCGTGCAGGGCCTGGACCGTCAGGCGAGTCGCCAGGAATGCTCTTCTCTCTACTCTCGACGCTTCCTCCTCAAATCCTCCCAGTTTCAAGTCAAACACCGCTTCTCCATGCACCAAACCCGAACTCCACCCCCTCTTTGCACCCCGCCAAGACCGCCGGGGGGGCTTCAGACGTAGCACCAAGGTCAGAGGCGGGCTGGCGAGCCGCGGGTCCGCGCCCCCGGAGCCACTAGAGCCACAGCCGCCGGCAGCTGGCCAAGGGGAGAGCCCGTCCCACCCCAAGGAGGCCGGGCAGGCCGggcccagccttctctccctgCCGCCACCAGGCCCGCGCGGCCACGCCGCCCCCAGCGGACGCCCATTCTCCCCACGGGCTGTCCGGTCGGCCCTGGCCTTCAGCCCCCGCCCCCGGCCCTCGGTCCTCGGCCCCCCGACCCCAGCCCTCAGCGCCCGGCCCCCGGTCCTCGGCCCTCAGCGCGCGGCCCTcagtcctcggcctcccaacccagcccccagcccccggcCCTCGACCCTCAgacccagcccccagccctcagCACTCGACCCTCGGCCCCCAGCCCTCAGCGCTTGGCCTCGGCACTCACCGCGCGGGTGCGGCCCGAACGCCACCAGCACGAAGTAGTCCGCGAGCCGCGCCATGGCGAGGGACGCGGGGCGGCCCGAGGGGCGCGGGCGGGCTCCGCGGCTCGGGGACTCGAGGACGGCGCGCTCATGGCCCGGCCCCGGCCCTGGACCGTGCACCCCGGACACCCCTGGTTCGctccgcggcggcggcggcggcagcggcggcggcccGGACTCCCGCCGCCATCTTCCCAGCCAGCCGGCCCGCCCGGGCGCGCCGTGCGCCTGCGCGCTGTCGTCAAGCCCTGAGCGGGCGGGGCCTGCAACCGCGCATCTCCATTGGTCCAGCGGGCGGGAGGGCGGGTCCCGAGAGCGGCGCCCCGCCCATCGCCGACCACTCTGGGGCCCGGGCACCGCCCCTCGGGCCGGGCACCTGGACTACGGCTCCGGCGGGTCTGACGCCCTGACCCGGGTCGGCTGTGGTGTCGGCGGGAGGCATGGGCCAGGACCACAGCTGCCCTCGCCGTTGGGACTCCCCGCACAGGGGCCCGAATCCCACCCCTGGGCCGTCCCAATCTGGGGATCGGGTCCCCAGACTCCTCGTTCCCCGCCCCTCGCTGTCCAGCGGGAGAAAGGCGGGAGAAGCCTGGGCGCTGCCCACCGGGCCCCCCAAACTAGAAGTCAGAGGAGGCGCAGGGCCATCACCTCAGGGGCTGCCAGCCTGGCGATGGGGAACGGAGAGAGAATTCAGGCCCTGCCCTTGGGGTCCCAGGCTGAAAAGCCTCCATCTAGGCCAAGTGAGACATTTAACACATTAGCTTAAAAACGGCAGGCTCATGTCCCCCTGTAAAAAGCAAATGTTCTAAGCGTGTGAGGCACATGAGGCCACGGAGCAGGGGGCTCTGGGAAAGCTGCATCCCCCAGGATCCCTGACAGTGCCCACCCCTCTCAAGGGCAGGGCTGGCCAGGGCCACCCCTGAAGTGGCTCAGGGATGAGCATGAGCCCAGAGCAGAACATGCTGGGAGAGAAGGTGCAGGAGCCAGCCTGGTGCAGCAGGGAAACCCCTCTGAGCACAGCAGGCCAAGGtctgttttttatgttttgttttgtttttgaggcagagtctccatccgtcacccaggctgaagtgcagtgacaccatctcggctcgctggaacgtccgtctcctgggttcaagcgattctcccgcctcagcttcccacgtagctgggattacaggtgtgcaccaccatgcccggctaatttttgtattttagtagagagggggtttcaccatgttggccaggctggtctcgaactcctgacctcaggccatccacccaccatggcgtcccaaagtgctgggattacaggcatgagccactgcccccagcccgaaggtctgttttttgtttgtttgtttgtttgttttgagacagaatctcgctctgtcgcccaggctggagtacagtggcgtgatctcggctcactgcaaactccgcctcccaggttcacaccattctcctgcctcagcctcccgagtagctgggactacaagcacctgccaccacgcccggctaatttttctgtatttttagtagagtttcaccgtgttagccaggatggtctcgatctcctgacctcgtgatctgcccatctcggcctcccaaagtgctggcattacaggtgtgagccaccgcgcctggccctgaagGTCTGTTTTTAAATGAGTTTGGCTGCTGCGAGAACTGGCCAAATGACTGGCATCCAGTCTCCATCCATGGGCAGGAGCCAGCCCAAGAgaatgaatggaatcaaactgagagGCCTCACCAGggtcccctccctgccctcaggCACAGGCCACGCTACACCTCTCCTCTCCCACTGTTGGTTTTCACAGGTTGAGAAAtcatctttttaaactttttttgtagagacagggtcttgataagttacctaggcttgtcttgaactcctgtcctcaaatgatcctcctgcatctgcctcaaaaagtgttgggattacaggtgtgagaaacCGTGCCCTGCCAGAAATCCTCCTTTTTGCCCCAGCTGGCTCAAGTTGGTTTCTGTCACTTGTACCCAAAAAGGTCCTCAGCACCACACTACCACACCACTGAGCTTGTGCGCAGGCTGGCAGGGGCCCAGGGCAAGTCTGGGctagtgcttgagcccagggctgGCTCTCTTTGGAGAGACCCTAGGGACCCTGCACCGCACTCTCCACTCTCTCTGAGACTCTGGGGACCCTGCGTCGCACTCTCTCCACTGTCATGCTTCCACCAGGCCCTTGGGAACAACCGTCCACAGTGGCTCAGAGTCTCAGATGGATGGATGCCCCTCCCTACCGCCCAGCCTGCTGATTTCTGGTCAGCTGTCTTGCAGTCTGCACTCTCCTCGAACCTCTCACCCCACTTCCAGTGTCTCTGAGATGATTGGCTGCTCCTCAGAGAGCAAATAGAAGCTATCACATGGGAGCACCAAGCCCCCATCTTACACCTCTCACACCACCCCTCCCTCCATCACCACAGGGCTCTGCCCCCCTGCCCACCCCTCATCTCAGGCCATCATTCACTGTCAGTGCCCGCCGCCAAACTCCATCCTTCCCTGTCTATGGATTCCTTGCTATCAGAGTCAAACTTACCTCTGCCATCATAAAACACTCAAACAAAACCCCccaaaggccgggcgtggtggctcatgcctgtaaatcccagcactctgggaggcccaggtgggtggatcacttggcgtcaggagtttgagaccaacctggacaacatggtgaaaccctgtctctactaaatatacaaaaaattagccaggcatggtgacgcgtgcctgtaatcccagctactcgggaagctgcaggagagttgcttgaacccgggaggcggagcttgcagtgagccgagattgcgccactgcactccagcctgggcaacagagcaagactctggctcaaaaaaaaaaaaaaaaaaggccaggtgcggtggctcacacctgtaatcccaacactttgggaggccaaggcaggcggatcatgaggtcaggagtttgagaccagcctgaccaacatggtgaaaccccgtctgtactaaaaatacaaaaattagccgggcatggtggcgcgtgcctgtaatcccaactactcgggaggctgaggcaggagagttgcttgaacccgggaggcagaggttgcagtgagccgagatcacaccactgcactccagcctgggagatagagcgcaaccctgtctcaaaaaaaaaaaaaaaaaggaaaaaaccccaAGATGCTGTTTGTCCAGCCAGTTGCCACCCTAGCTTCTTTTGCTTCTCACAAGCATTCCGCAATGCCACCGCCCCCTCCTATGGCCCAGCTCTCGCACATTTGGAAACTCATGTCTCCTCTTTACCTGTGTCCATCATAAGCGGTGCTGGGGCAGCCCCGTCGCTCCCCAGAAGCAGCTCCTCCAACTAAGAATGGACTCACACGCAACAAGCACCAGGGACCCTGGGAATCACAGAGGGGGCGTCCTCTCTGGTGGGCTGGGCAGGTGCAGAAGCAGCAGCCAGGCTGATGCCTGAGGGCAGAGGATACACCCTCCCCACAAGCTGGCGGGAGGCAGGACTGTGGCTCACAGGGGCAGCAACTGTCCTGTCATCTCAGGGCCTGAAACACAGCCCCTCGCTGGGGCTGTCCTCCACCTGTCCCAGATTAAAAACCTtgtgagggctgggcacggtggctcacgcctgtaatcccaacactctgggaagcctaggcgggcggatcacgaggtcaggagatcgagaccatcctggctaacacggtgaaactctactaaaaatacagaaaaattagccgggcatggtggcgggtgcctgtagtcccagctacttgggaggctgaggcaggagaatggtgtgaacccaggaggcggagcttgcagtgagtcaagatcacaccactgcactccagcctgggcgacagagcaagactccgtctcaaaaaaaaaaaaaaagcctcttgaGGACAGGGAATTTTCACTGGTTTTTCTTTATTGGTGGGGCGAATGATTTGATTGCACTTGTGTTTTGAAAGGACAGAGCTGGTGGCAGTGTGGAAGGCTGAGGGCCGAGTGGGGAGGCAGCAGCAGAAGCCGCAGCAGCAGATTTGGGAACCTGGGGTGCCTGCTCAGGCCCTTCCCTACCTGCCCCTCCAGAGCTGGCGCTGGGCTCTGTCCTTGGCCAGCCTCTCCGCATTCTCTGTGGACGAGGCTCACCATATCCTCCACGGCCGCGCCATCCCTGAAACCCCAAAACTGTTCTCGACCTGCCTTATCTTCAGTCCCATGCCTGCCAGGCTGGGGAGCGACCAGACCCCTCTCCCTGGACAACCCCCAGGCAGCTTGGCCTCAGCACGTCCAGGCCCCGACCTCTTCCCACCCCCTCAGCAGCTGCCACATCAGCAAACAGAAGGGCTTCGCTGGGAACTGTGAGCCCCTCATTTACCGTCCTGCCCTGCTAAATTTCTCCCACCCATCCACTCTGTCCCCTCAAGCCCTTTCTGCCTGCCTCCCCAGCACCTGCCTTCTTGGCTGCCACTCCACCTTTCAACATAAATGTGACACTTggcagggcttggtggctcacacctgtaatcccagcagtttgggaggcagaggtgggcggattgcttgaggtccagacttcaagatcagcctggccagcatggtgaaaccccgtctctactaaaaatacaaaaattagccgggtgtggtggcaggcgcctgtaaccccagctacttgggaggctgaggcaggagaattacttgaacctgggaggcggaggtcgcagtgagccaagattgtgccactgcactccagcctgggcgacagagtgagactccatctcaaaaaagcaaacaaacaacaacaacaacaacaaaacactgggtgcagtggctcacacctgtaatcacagcactttgggaggccaaggtgggtggatcacctaaggtcaggaattcgagaccatcctggccaacatggtgaaaccctctctcaaaaacaaaaattatctgggcgtggtggtgggcacttataattccagctactcaggaggctgaggcaggagaatcgcttgaacctgggaggcggagtttgcagtgagctgagatttcgccactgcactccagcctgggtgacacagtgggactccatctcaagaaaaaaaacctataaaTGTGACACTCCCTGCCCCCCCCCAACTggtcaaaataagtaaataataactgCAAGGCATCCCTGACCACCCAGATCGGCCTGTGGGGTGTGTGCTCGGCACTCCTCGGCTTATTCATCCAGCAAATGTTGACTGTGCTCCCATGGTGTGTCAGCAGGAGGGTTACGGGGTGAGTGCAGGGGTTGGGGAGACAGAAGGGGAAGCACAAACAGACGCAGAGATCCTCAGCTCACCCAACAGAGAGGCCAGTCTCAGCAGCTTGGAACCCGTGACACCAAGTCCAGGACTCGTGGACAGTGGGTAGGCGAAAGCTCTGTGGAGAACAGTGAACCATCTATGAACATAAACACATGCTCACCTTCAACCAGAATTTCTACTTCCAGGAAGGTGTCCTATAGACACATCTGTGAGCTCAAGGCAGCAACTCATGAAAAGACTGGCAGTCACCTAATTTCACATTAATAGCAGATGAGGTGAATCATACAACACCTATATGTTGGAGTAGATCCAACCATAGGAAAGAGTGGGGTCTCTGATATGAGGACGGTCGGGCTGTGACGCCTGTCACCCCACTGGTCACCGGGGTTGATTCGGCTGATGTGGCTGGCTCAGAGGCAGGTgtccccttccttcctcactgTTCCCTGTGCATCCCTCCGAAGCTGTGTGCTCCATCGAAGAGGATGGAGGACTGGGCTTCAAGTAGCTGCGCTCCTCTGCCAGGACCTCCAAACAAGCTCTCAGGAAAGAACGGGGTCTCAGTCCTACTGCAGATCTGCACACATGGATGTGTGTGCCCAGGGCAGGTCAAGAGAGGGCTCCCACCCAGACCAGGGTAGGGGTCCCAAGTGGGTGGCAATGGTGAGGGGAGTCTCACGTTtcacttgttttaattttttttttttttttttttttgagacggagtctcgctctgtcgcccaagctggagtgcaatggtgtgatgtcggctcactgcaacctccgccgcctggaTTCAAGCCTCagcctttcctgcctcagcttcccgagtagctgagattacagggacccgccaccatgtccagctaattttgtgtgtgtggggggggtcgggggcggagtctcgctctgtcacccaggctgggtgtgaGAGCTGAAGtggagtgtgattttttttttttcttttttgagacagagtctccctctgtcgcccaggctggagggcagtggcaagatctcggctcactgcaagctccgcctcccgggttcacgccattctcctgcctcagcctcccgagtagctgggactacaggcgcccgccaccacgtccggctaatttttttgtatttttagtagagacggcctttcaccttgttagccaggatggtctcgatctcctgacctcgtgatccgcccgcctcggcttcccaaactgctgggattaccggagtgagccaccacgcccggacacTTGTTTAAATTTGTTACAAAAACCGTGCAATACTTTGGTCCGGGGTTGGAGCGGCCGGGGATAAGTACAGCCTTTTAGGAGCGCAGCCCCGGGGTTGGGGGCGCCGTGTCAGAGGAGAGCGGAATGGCCAGCCCGCTGCGGAATCCCGCGGACTTGCTGGTCAGGCTGGGGGGCCGGGGTCCACCGGGTCAGACCCTGGAGGGTGGGACCGCCCGGACTAGGGAGGTGGTTGACGGGGTGGGCCCCGTCGGGTCCGAGTCCGCCCCAGCCGTGGGATCAGCTCGGACGACGGCTCGCCCCCTAGAAGCCCGCTTCAGCCTGGGGAAGTCCGGCCCCCGCAGGCTCGGGGCTGCGTCCCCACCAGAAGGCGCCTGGAGTGAGGCTGGCGGTCCCGCGGTCCCGCGGTCCCGCGGTCCCGCGGTCCCGGGCCGGTCGCCGAGCACTCCCAGCGGGGACAGGCCCCTCCACCGCCCCTTCGCCgcagccccctccccgccccgagGGTGGCTGGGCCCGGGGGAGgggcgccccgccccgccccgtccGTGCATCCGGCTCCGCCCCTTGCTGGAAAGGCTACGTATTCAGCTCTGGAGGTGCCATCCCGGGCCGCGACTCCACTCCAGGCAGGACCCCCAACCCGCCCAGCCCGCTCCGCCTTGCGCCCCGGACCCGCGGCCGACCCCAGACCCGCTGCCCGCTTCGCGCCCGAGGCCTGCGCCCCGACGGACGCCGGTGCCCAGCTTGCCACGCCCACGCCCGGAGCCCCGACCGCGGAGGACTCCCCGAGGTGCCGGCGGAGGGGGTGGCTCGCGGCTCAGGCTGCCCCCAACGTGCCCGGCTCACCGCCCCCTCCCCTGCAGCCCCACCCGCCATGGCCCGGATCCCGACGGCCGCCCTGGGTTGCATCAGCCTCCTCTGCCTGCAGCTCCCTGGCTCGCTGTCCCGCAGCCTGGGCGGGGACCCGCGACCCGTCAAACCCAGGTGAGTCCAGGTCTTGGGCCAGCCAACCCCTCTGGCCCCCGCAGGGAGGCAGAGTGCCGGGGACCGCGGGGGCCGCCCTCCCTCCACGCCCCCACCTGCTGCTAGGACTCCCCTCCCAAACGAAGGCCCCTACCCCAGGCTCGGGAGCGCCTGAGCAGGGCCAGAGGcccctctttctctgcctccctaCACAGGGCAGTTGCTTCTCCCCACACACATGGGCACAGCAGCCCCTCTTCTGGGGGTGtctgctgggggaggggaggctggcGGTATCCCTGGCCGGCCTGTGACCACCCTAAAGGGAGGGCAGAAGCCGAGTCACCCTGAGCCCTGAGAGTGGTGACCCGCAGAGGCTGGGCCGCCGGGGTGCCCTTTGGCCAAGGAGGTGCCGGTTCCCGGGACACGTGACCCGGGCCACTGAGATGGTCCCAGGCCCAAGCCCAGAGGGGACGCGGGCTTCCCCTGGCCGTGCTCCAGGCTGTGTGTGGATGGGGGCCGTGGGCTTCCCCTGGCAGTGACCCAGGCCTGTGTAGAGGCAAAAGTGGGCAGGTGTGAGTTCTCTGAAAGGCTGAGCCATCTACTTGACATTCTCCATCTGCCTCTGCAGGGAGCCCCCAGCCCGGAGCCCTTCCAGCAGCCTGCAGCCCAGGCACCCCGCACCCCGACCTGTGGTCTGGAAGCTTCACCAGGCCCTCCAGCCACAGAGGGGTGCCGGCCTGGCCCCTGCTATGGGTCAGCCTCTCCGGGATGGTGGCCGCCAACACTCGGGCCCCCGAAGACACTCGGGCCCCCGCAGGACCCAAGCCCAGC includes:
- the ADM2 gene encoding protein ADM2 — translated: MARIPTAALGCISLLCLQLPGSLSRSLGGDPRPVKPREPPARSPSSSLQPRHPAPRPVVWKLHQALQPQRGAGLAPAMGQPLRDGGRQHSGPRRHSGPRRTQAQLLRVGCVLGTCQVQNLSHRLWQLMGPAGRQDSAPVDPSSPHSYG